The following coding sequences are from one Mycobacterium bourgelatii window:
- a CDS encoding type I polyketide synthase — translation MTSLAERAAQMTPKARAVLARELVRAGTPFPTDIAEPIAVVGMGCRLPGNVYGPEDFWQLLLDGRDTIREVPADRWDADAYYDPDPEASGKMTTKWGGFVDDVAGFDADFFGITPREAAAMDPQQRMLLEVSWEALEHAGVRPDSLTGSRTAAIMGLSTWDYTIVNIERRAEIDAYVSTGNPHAAAVGRIAYLLGLRGPAVAVDTACSSSLVAVHLACQSLRLRESDVALAGGVQLALSPFAAIAVSKWSALSPTGRCKTFDAGADGFVRGEGCGVLVLKRLADATAAGDRVLAVIRGSAINQDGRSNGLTAPNLLAQREVINTALKQAGVTADTVNYVETHGTGTMLGDPIEFEGLAATYGVDKGAGAGRCALGAVKTNLGHLEAAAGVAGLIKAILAVRNAYIPRNLNFTRWNPAIDPSSTRLFVPTQGTPWPGTGPRRAAVSSFGLSGTNSHVVIEQAPEATNPVAPQPDPAPAVSTLVISAKSPKRIAATAATLADWLDGPGAKTPLPDVTHTLAKHRSRYPKSGTVVARDHAEAVAGLRALAAGKPAPGVLGSRDQTPGPGTVFVYSGRGSQWVGMGRRLLADEPAFVQAIAELEPDFLAHAGFSLQEVIAEGKELVGIEQIQLGLIGMQLALTALWRSYGVRPDLVIGHSMGEVAAAVVAGALTPAEGLRVTATRARLMAPLSGQGGMALLDLDAAATEALIADYPQVTVGIYNSPQQTVISGPTEQIDELIERVRFQDRFASRVNIEVAPHNPAMDALQPAMREELADLAPRPPKIPILSTTYEDLSTRPVFDAEHWATNMRNPVRFQQAISSAASNAHQHTFIEVSAHPLLTHAITETLGGATEYLSIGTLHRDTDDTVTFHTNLAVLGRTPETTGSLADIPTTPWQHVQFWVEGRSVADLIAADAHPLLGVHVEVPSSQDHVWQADVGTAVSPWLGDHKVFGQPALPAAAYAEIALAAACEALGLPAEAVSINQLEVEQMLTLEEHTTLSTQLIRNGDNKVRIEIYSRSSGGWTRHAVAKAEPAQADDELPTTAGGQTEVSVPPGDLYAVLRQAGQHHGPAFAALTRIDRLSDGSVETEITLPDEAPKHPGYRLHPAMLDAALQSLAAAMPADGLSGSAGSSEASYLPVSFESLRLYGNPGRYARCRARLSNLDEGGTGKLGRVILTDAAGNVTAEINDIYLRSVERRSVPLPLAQKVFEASWVEQDLADAPETAQTPGSWLVLAGASTLAEQFVNGWRDDDRRVITADLADEPGVLAAFAETAGDPERPPAGVVVFVPDVSSDPEAGVTQARDLVWSISTVVRAVVGGWHGESPRLWLVTRSGLAVDGNDSGQPAVGGLRGLVRVLAYEHPELRATLVDLDAAQDLAGATATLRAELEAPESAALSTVVARRGDHRYVERLARATDTTVVAAQSDSVVRSGASYIISGGLGGLGLVVARWLVDNGAGRVVLNGRSEPAEEQRKILAELEDRAEIVVVRGDLAAPGVADQLVAAAEDGGRQLRGIVHAAAVIDDSLLYSMTRESLERVWGPKAVGAQRLHQAGAGRALDWWVGFSSTASLLGAPGQGAYACANAWLDALVDARRAAGLPAAVINWGPWSEVGMARTLANSVLDPITPAEGIEAMESLLASGRGHTGVARLRADRALIAFPEIRGHDFFSAVVQELDAAGGGDDWAGPDALRDLDPAEAARVIADQLRGRIAAVMGYADRTAVDPTQPLLDLGMDSLMAVRIRNTTRADFGVEPPVTLLLQGASLQDVTTDLMRQLNIANPEQTGGTGAGETLKSSATVRDRAQQRAAARQGAAMRRKRG, via the coding sequence ATGACGAGTCTGGCCGAACGCGCGGCCCAAATGACACCCAAGGCGCGCGCGGTGCTCGCGCGTGAGTTGGTGCGCGCGGGCACGCCGTTCCCCACCGACATCGCCGAACCGATCGCCGTCGTCGGCATGGGCTGCCGGCTGCCGGGGAACGTGTATGGACCCGAAGACTTTTGGCAGCTGCTACTCGACGGCCGCGACACCATCCGCGAAGTGCCGGCCGACCGCTGGGACGCCGACGCATATTACGACCCCGACCCGGAAGCGTCGGGCAAAATGACCACCAAGTGGGGCGGTTTCGTCGACGACGTCGCCGGATTCGACGCCGACTTCTTCGGCATCACCCCGCGCGAAGCCGCCGCCATGGACCCGCAACAGCGGATGCTGCTCGAGGTGTCCTGGGAGGCCCTCGAACACGCCGGTGTGCGGCCGGATTCGTTGACCGGGAGCCGCACTGCCGCGATCATGGGGCTCTCGACGTGGGACTACACCATCGTCAACATCGAGCGCCGCGCGGAGATCGACGCGTACGTGAGCACCGGCAATCCGCACGCCGCCGCCGTCGGCCGGATCGCGTATCTGTTGGGGCTCCGCGGCCCCGCGGTGGCGGTGGACACCGCGTGCTCGTCGTCGCTGGTGGCGGTGCACCTGGCCTGTCAGAGCCTGCGGCTGCGGGAAAGCGACGTCGCGCTGGCCGGCGGGGTGCAGTTGGCGTTGTCGCCGTTTGCGGCGATCGCGGTGTCCAAGTGGTCCGCACTGTCGCCGACGGGCCGCTGCAAGACATTCGACGCCGGCGCCGACGGCTTCGTGCGCGGCGAGGGGTGCGGGGTTCTGGTACTCAAGCGCCTGGCCGACGCCACCGCGGCCGGCGACCGCGTGCTGGCGGTCATCCGCGGTTCGGCGATCAACCAGGACGGCCGTTCCAACGGCCTGACCGCCCCCAACCTGCTGGCGCAGCGGGAAGTCATCAACACCGCGCTGAAGCAAGCCGGCGTGACGGCCGACACCGTGAACTACGTCGAGACCCACGGCACCGGCACCATGCTGGGCGACCCGATCGAATTCGAAGGACTGGCGGCCACCTACGGCGTCGACAAGGGCGCCGGCGCGGGCCGGTGCGCGCTCGGCGCGGTGAAAACCAACCTGGGGCATCTGGAAGCCGCGGCCGGGGTCGCCGGGCTGATCAAGGCGATTCTGGCCGTCCGCAACGCCTACATCCCACGCAATTTGAATTTCACCCGGTGGAATCCCGCCATCGACCCCTCGTCGACACGGCTGTTCGTGCCGACCCAAGGCACGCCCTGGCCCGGCACGGGCCCGCGGCGGGCGGCGGTGTCGTCGTTCGGCCTGAGCGGGACGAACTCGCACGTGGTGATCGAGCAGGCACCGGAAGCGACGAACCCGGTTGCCCCGCAGCCCGATCCGGCTCCGGCGGTGTCGACGCTGGTGATATCCGCAAAGTCGCCCAAGCGGATAGCCGCGACCGCGGCGACGCTGGCGGACTGGTTGGACGGCCCCGGCGCGAAGACGCCGTTGCCCGATGTGACACACACGCTCGCCAAGCACCGGTCCCGGTACCCCAAGTCGGGCACCGTGGTGGCGCGCGACCACGCCGAAGCGGTGGCCGGCCTGCGTGCCCTGGCCGCCGGGAAGCCCGCACCCGGTGTGCTCGGCTCCCGGGATCAGACCCCCGGTCCGGGTACCGTTTTCGTCTATTCCGGACGCGGATCGCAGTGGGTCGGCATGGGTCGCCGGTTGTTGGCCGACGAACCCGCCTTTGTCCAAGCCATCGCCGAACTGGAACCCGATTTCCTTGCACACGCCGGCTTTTCGCTACAGGAGGTGATCGCCGAAGGCAAGGAACTGGTCGGGATCGAGCAGATCCAGCTCGGGCTGATCGGCATGCAGCTGGCGCTGACCGCCCTGTGGCGGTCCTACGGTGTGCGGCCCGACTTGGTGATCGGACACTCCATGGGCGAGGTGGCCGCCGCCGTCGTCGCCGGCGCGCTCACGCCCGCCGAGGGACTCCGGGTGACCGCCACCCGGGCCCGGCTGATGGCGCCCCTCTCCGGGCAGGGTGGCATGGCGCTGCTCGACCTGGACGCCGCGGCCACCGAGGCACTGATCGCCGACTACCCGCAGGTGACGGTGGGGATCTACAACTCCCCGCAGCAGACCGTCATCTCCGGGCCGACCGAGCAGATCGACGAACTGATCGAGCGGGTGCGCTTCCAGGACCGCTTCGCCAGCCGGGTCAATATCGAAGTGGCCCCGCACAATCCGGCCATGGACGCGCTGCAGCCCGCCATGCGGGAGGAGTTGGCCGACCTGGCCCCGCGGCCTCCGAAGATTCCGATCCTGTCCACCACCTACGAAGACCTCAGCACCCGCCCCGTCTTCGATGCCGAGCACTGGGCGACCAATATGCGCAACCCGGTGCGGTTCCAGCAGGCCATCTCCTCGGCGGCCAGCAACGCCCACCAACACACCTTCATCGAGGTCAGCGCGCACCCACTGCTCACCCACGCGATCACCGAAACACTAGGTGGTGCAACCGAATACCTGAGCATCGGAACGCTGCACCGCGACACCGATGACACCGTCACCTTCCACACCAACCTCGCCGTGCTCGGGCGCACCCCGGAGACCACCGGCAGTCTCGCCGATATCCCGACCACGCCATGGCAGCACGTGCAGTTCTGGGTCGAAGGCCGTTCGGTCGCGGATTTGATTGCCGCCGACGCACATCCGCTGCTCGGTGTGCACGTGGAGGTGCCGTCCAGCCAGGATCACGTGTGGCAGGCCGACGTTGGCACCGCGGTGTCACCGTGGCTGGGCGATCACAAGGTGTTCGGCCAACCCGCCCTGCCGGCCGCGGCCTATGCCGAGATCGCCTTGGCCGCCGCATGCGAGGCGCTGGGCCTGCCGGCCGAAGCGGTGTCGATCAACCAACTCGAAGTCGAGCAGATGCTCACCCTCGAAGAACACACCACGCTGAGCACCCAATTGATCCGCAACGGAGACAACAAGGTTCGGATCGAGATCTACTCCCGCAGCTCCGGGGGCTGGACCCGGCACGCCGTCGCCAAAGCGGAACCCGCACAGGCCGACGACGAGCTACCGACGACGGCCGGCGGTCAGACGGAAGTCTCCGTGCCACCGGGTGATCTGTATGCGGTGCTGCGCCAGGCCGGCCAGCACCACGGCCCCGCGTTCGCGGCGCTGACCCGGATCGACCGGCTTTCGGACGGTTCGGTGGAAACCGAGATAACGCTTCCCGACGAGGCGCCCAAGCATCCCGGCTATCGGCTCCACCCGGCCATGCTGGACGCCGCCCTGCAGAGCCTGGCCGCCGCGATGCCCGCCGACGGGCTGTCCGGCTCGGCCGGATCGTCGGAAGCCAGTTATCTGCCGGTCTCGTTCGAGAGTCTGCGGCTGTACGGCAACCCGGGCCGCTACGCCCGGTGCCGGGCCAGGCTGAGCAACCTCGACGAAGGCGGCACCGGCAAGCTCGGCCGGGTCATCCTCACCGACGCGGCGGGCAACGTCACCGCCGAGATCAATGACATCTACCTGCGGTCCGTCGAGCGCCGCAGCGTGCCGCTGCCGTTGGCGCAGAAGGTTTTCGAAGCCAGCTGGGTGGAACAGGACCTGGCCGACGCACCGGAAACCGCGCAAACGCCGGGCAGCTGGCTGGTGCTCGCCGGAGCGAGCACACTGGCCGAACAGTTCGTCAACGGCTGGCGCGACGACGATCGGCGCGTGATCACCGCCGACCTGGCCGACGAGCCGGGGGTGCTCGCCGCGTTCGCCGAAACGGCGGGCGATCCCGAACGCCCGCCCGCCGGCGTCGTCGTCTTCGTGCCGGACGTCTCCTCTGACCCCGAAGCCGGAGTCACCCAGGCCCGGGATCTGGTGTGGTCGATCAGCACCGTGGTTCGCGCGGTCGTGGGCGGCTGGCACGGCGAGTCGCCGCGGCTCTGGCTGGTCACCCGCAGCGGTCTCGCGGTCGACGGCAATGACTCCGGGCAGCCGGCCGTCGGCGGGTTGCGGGGCCTGGTGCGAGTCCTGGCCTACGAGCATCCGGAACTGCGCGCCACCCTGGTTGACCTGGACGCCGCGCAAGATCTAGCCGGGGCGACGGCAACACTGCGGGCCGAGCTCGAAGCGCCCGAATCCGCCGCACTGAGCACCGTGGTCGCGCGGCGCGGCGATCACCGCTACGTCGAACGGCTGGCGCGGGCCACCGATACCACGGTCGTTGCAGCGCAGTCGGATTCGGTGGTCCGCTCCGGAGCCTCCTACATCATCAGCGGTGGTCTCGGTGGCCTGGGCCTGGTGGTCGCCCGGTGGCTGGTGGACAACGGGGCCGGCCGGGTGGTTCTCAACGGCCGCAGCGAACCCGCGGAAGAGCAGCGCAAGATCCTGGCCGAGCTGGAAGACCGCGCCGAGATCGTCGTTGTGCGGGGCGATCTGGCGGCCCCCGGTGTCGCGGACCAGCTCGTCGCGGCGGCCGAGGACGGCGGCCGACAACTGCGCGGCATCGTGCACGCGGCCGCGGTCATCGACGACAGCCTGCTCTATTCCATGACCCGGGAAAGCCTGGAACGGGTGTGGGGCCCCAAAGCCGTTGGCGCGCAGCGGTTACACCAGGCCGGCGCGGGCCGCGCCCTGGACTGGTGGGTGGGGTTCTCGTCCACGGCTTCGCTCCTCGGCGCCCCGGGGCAGGGCGCCTACGCCTGCGCGAACGCGTGGCTCGACGCACTGGTCGATGCCCGGCGGGCGGCCGGACTGCCTGCGGCAGTGATCAACTGGGGACCGTGGTCGGAGGTCGGTATGGCTCGAACCCTGGCCAACAGCGTGTTGGACCCCATCACCCCGGCCGAAGGCATCGAGGCGATGGAGTCGCTGCTCGCATCGGGCCGGGGCCACACCGGCGTCGCTCGGCTCCGTGCCGACCGCGCGCTCATCGCCTTCCCCGAAATCCGCGGTCACGACTTCTTTTCCGCGGTCGTGCAGGAACTCGACGCGGCGGGCGGCGGTGACGACTGGGCAGGACCCGACGCGCTGCGCGACCTGGACCCGGCCGAGGCCGCCCGCGTCATCGCAGATCAGCTGCGCGGCCGCATCGCGGCGGTCATGGGCTACGCCGACCGAACGGCCGTCGATCCGACGCAGCCGTTGCTCGACCTCGGGATGGATTCGCTGATGGCGGTGCGGATTCGCAACACCACCCGCGCGGACTTCGGCGTGGAGCCTCCGGTGACACTGCTCCTGCAGGGCGCGTCACTGCAGGACGTGACCACCGACCTGATGCGCCAACTCAACATCGCCAACCCAGAGCAGACCGGGGGCACGGGGGCCGGCGAAACCCTGAAAAGTAGTGCCACTGTTCGTGACCGCGCCCAGCAGCGCGCGGCCGCGCGACAAGGAGCCGCAATGCGGCGAAAGCGAGGATAG
- a CDS encoding type I polyketide synthase, with product MAGKFPGANNVSAFWDNLRRGKESIVTLSEQQLRDAGISDKALANPAYVRRAPIVDGVDEFDADFFGFPPQLARSLDPQHRLFLQCAWHALEDAGYDPARYDGSIGVYGTSSPSGYLLHNLLSHHDPNAVLAEGLNWDQLSMFLQNDKDFLATRISHQFNLRGPSIAVQTACSSSLVAVHLACLSLLSGECDVALAGGVSLCVPHHVGYWHSPGQMLSAVGHCRPFDVRADGTVFGSGVGLVVLKPLQAALDDGDRIHAVIRGSAINNDGSAKMGFAAPSASAQADCIAEAHAVAGVDASTISYVETHGTGTPLGDPIEIEGLRTAFEVSDQPRPGPCAIGSVKSNIGHLEVAAGIAALIKTILCLKNKAIPPTLHFTSPNPELHLDRTPFTVQSKYGPWESDGVRRAGVSSFGIGGTNAHLVLEEAPSVSTSAPAESTGPQVLLLSAQTATALAEARKALATALEKPDAPDLSDAAFTLTKRRKHNVTMAAVVHDREHAAKLLRADEHDNVFVGEAAPDSDSAAATDRVVFLFPGQGAQHVGMAKGLYDTEPVFAEQFDACAEGFRAEMGVDLHKEIFSGTASDLERIDRSQPALFTVEYALAKLVDSYGMRAEAYIGYSTGEYIAATLAGIFDLETAIKTVSLRARLMHESAPGAMVAVALSPQDIAEHLLPGVELSAVNDPGNCVVAGPKDQIRAFSQRLSERGIPVRRVRATHAFHTSAMDPMLGEFQEFLSRQRLGTAQTPLLSNLTGTWMTPEQVSDPASWARQISSTIRFADELDVVLTDPGRILVEVGPGGSLTGSAMRHPRWSGGHRSVRLMRHPIQNADDRDTFLRALGELWSAGVDVDWTPLRRAQPHIVSLPGYPFARQKHWVDPKPTVWAQAPTNGAAINPAAAPGGHPAEDAASVELARNGQSETGATLQRVWEQCLGVGSIDPNANFFDLGGDSLMAISIAMTAANEGLSITPQDLYEHPTLASLTAAVDASFAANGLAKPPEPESHPALMPNATYFLERGVRDAGRWRFPLILRVDPTVSPDDIQAVLSAVVNHHEALRLQLVDQDGVWEQRIAPPSDFTGLVTRALPDDVASGSPEEQAEVLKILAEQDDPHAPLVAVYITRADGAPHFLALGVHEMVADNASHQILGSDLVIAFGQRLAGQDIALEPAVTGWREWSLRAAALATHPAAVDTRGYWIQNARQVTVWPTKSDQADTRPAAGDLVRLSSTLSFEQTSEVDDARRRFRRSIQEIMLAGLGRTIAQTIGTGVVAVDLEGEGRSVLRPDVDLRRTVGWFTTYYPISLPCSTGQGMAALEHLDAVHDIVKSVPHYGIGYGLLRYVNAATGRVLAAQRTPDIHFRYVGVIPELPPVVAPVQLHSDMTVPVRETVPGLGHAIEIRAYRSAGALHVDWWYDARRVPAATAEALQRTFPVSLSELIQEGIVAEQDESAMAGATEAGALVDLSSFD from the coding sequence ATGGCCGGCAAGTTTCCCGGCGCCAACAACGTATCGGCGTTCTGGGACAACCTTCGGCGCGGCAAAGAATCGATCGTCACACTGTCCGAGCAACAGCTCCGAGACGCCGGCATCAGCGACAAGGCGCTGGCCAACCCGGCGTATGTGCGGCGCGCACCGATCGTCGACGGGGTGGACGAGTTCGACGCCGACTTCTTCGGCTTTCCCCCGCAGCTCGCCCGGTCGCTGGACCCGCAGCACCGCCTGTTCCTGCAATGCGCCTGGCACGCACTGGAAGACGCCGGTTACGACCCGGCCCGCTACGACGGCTCGATCGGCGTGTACGGCACCAGCTCCCCCAGCGGCTACCTGCTGCACAACCTGCTGTCGCACCACGACCCGAACGCCGTGCTGGCCGAGGGGCTCAACTGGGACCAGCTCAGCATGTTCTTGCAGAACGACAAGGACTTCCTGGCGACGCGGATCTCCCACCAGTTCAATCTGCGCGGCCCCAGCATCGCGGTCCAGACCGCATGCTCCTCCTCGCTGGTCGCGGTTCACCTCGCCTGCCTGAGCCTGCTCAGCGGCGAATGCGACGTGGCGCTGGCCGGCGGCGTGTCGCTGTGCGTGCCGCACCATGTCGGTTACTGGCACTCACCCGGACAGATGCTTTCCGCGGTCGGACATTGCCGGCCGTTCGATGTGCGCGCCGACGGCACCGTCTTCGGCAGCGGTGTCGGGCTGGTGGTCCTGAAACCGTTGCAGGCGGCCCTCGACGACGGCGACCGCATCCATGCCGTCATCCGCGGGTCGGCGATCAACAACGACGGGTCGGCGAAGATGGGGTTCGCCGCGCCCAGCGCGTCGGCTCAGGCCGACTGCATCGCCGAGGCCCATGCGGTGGCCGGGGTCGACGCATCGACCATCAGCTACGTCGAGACCCACGGCACCGGCACCCCGCTAGGTGACCCCATCGAAATCGAAGGACTGCGAACCGCTTTCGAGGTCTCCGACCAGCCTCGACCGGGGCCGTGCGCGATCGGGTCGGTCAAGTCGAACATCGGCCACCTCGAGGTCGCCGCCGGGATCGCGGCGTTGATCAAGACAATCCTGTGCCTGAAGAACAAGGCGATTCCGCCGACGCTGCACTTCACCAGCCCCAACCCGGAACTGCACCTCGACCGGACGCCGTTCACCGTGCAAAGCAAGTACGGCCCATGGGAATCCGACGGGGTGCGCCGCGCCGGGGTCAGCTCGTTCGGGATCGGCGGCACCAACGCCCACCTCGTTCTCGAAGAAGCACCGTCGGTATCGACATCGGCACCGGCCGAGTCGACCGGCCCGCAGGTGCTGCTGCTGTCCGCGCAAACCGCCACCGCCCTCGCCGAGGCGCGCAAAGCGCTGGCGACGGCGTTGGAGAAGCCGGACGCCCCGGACCTGTCCGACGCGGCGTTCACCCTGACCAAGCGCCGCAAGCACAACGTCACCATGGCCGCGGTCGTACACGACCGTGAGCACGCCGCGAAGCTGTTGCGAGCCGACGAACACGACAATGTCTTCGTCGGTGAAGCCGCTCCTGACAGCGATAGCGCCGCTGCCACCGACCGCGTCGTCTTCCTGTTCCCCGGGCAGGGCGCACAACACGTCGGGATGGCCAAGGGCCTCTACGACACCGAACCCGTCTTCGCCGAGCAGTTCGACGCCTGCGCCGAGGGTTTCCGTGCGGAGATGGGCGTCGACCTGCACAAAGAGATCTTCTCCGGCACCGCATCTGATCTGGAGCGAATCGACCGCTCCCAGCCCGCGCTGTTCACGGTGGAATACGCGTTGGCGAAGTTGGTCGACTCCTACGGCATGCGCGCCGAAGCCTACATCGGTTACAGCACCGGCGAATACATCGCGGCGACCCTGGCCGGGATCTTCGATCTCGAGACGGCCATCAAGACGGTGTCGCTGCGCGCCCGGCTGATGCACGAATCGGCGCCCGGCGCCATGGTCGCGGTGGCGCTCAGCCCGCAGGATATCGCCGAGCACCTGCTACCCGGGGTCGAGTTGTCCGCGGTCAACGATCCCGGCAACTGCGTGGTGGCCGGGCCGAAGGACCAGATTCGCGCCTTCTCCCAACGCCTTTCGGAGCGCGGCATACCCGTTCGCCGGGTGCGGGCCACCCACGCGTTCCATACCAGCGCGATGGATCCCATGCTGGGCGAGTTCCAGGAATTCTTGTCCCGCCAGCGGTTGGGCACCGCGCAGACACCGTTGCTGAGCAACCTCACCGGCACCTGGATGACCCCGGAACAGGTGAGCGATCCGGCAAGTTGGGCGCGCCAGATCAGTTCCACCATCCGGTTTGCCGACGAACTCGATGTGGTCCTGACCGATCCGGGCCGAATCCTGGTGGAGGTCGGCCCCGGTGGCAGCCTGACCGGTTCGGCGATGCGGCACCCCAGGTGGTCCGGCGGGCACCGCTCCGTCCGGCTCATGCGGCACCCGATCCAGAACGCCGACGACCGCGACACCTTCCTGCGCGCTCTCGGTGAATTGTGGTCCGCCGGCGTCGATGTCGACTGGACGCCGTTGCGACGCGCGCAACCGCACATCGTGTCCCTGCCCGGTTACCCCTTTGCCCGCCAGAAGCATTGGGTCGACCCGAAGCCGACCGTCTGGGCGCAAGCCCCGACCAACGGAGCGGCAATCAACCCGGCTGCCGCTCCGGGCGGCCACCCGGCGGAAGACGCCGCCAGCGTCGAGTTGGCGCGCAACGGGCAGTCGGAAACCGGTGCCACCCTGCAGCGGGTATGGGAGCAGTGCCTGGGCGTCGGGTCTATCGACCCGAACGCGAATTTCTTTGACCTCGGCGGTGATTCGCTGATGGCGATCAGCATCGCGATGACCGCGGCGAACGAAGGCCTGAGCATCACGCCGCAAGATCTCTACGAGCACCCGACCTTGGCCTCGCTGACGGCCGCGGTGGATGCCTCGTTCGCGGCGAACGGACTGGCCAAACCCCCGGAACCCGAGTCGCATCCGGCGCTCATGCCGAACGCCACCTACTTCCTCGAGCGTGGGGTGCGCGACGCCGGCCGCTGGCGCTTCCCGCTGATCCTGCGGGTGGATCCCACCGTGTCGCCGGATGACATCCAGGCCGTGCTCAGCGCGGTGGTCAACCACCACGAGGCGCTGCGCCTGCAACTGGTCGACCAGGACGGGGTGTGGGAACAGCGCATCGCCCCGCCGAGCGATTTCACCGGGCTGGTGACCCGTGCGCTGCCCGACGATGTGGCGTCCGGCAGCCCGGAAGAGCAGGCCGAGGTCCTGAAAATCCTTGCCGAACAGGATGATCCGCACGCACCGCTGGTCGCCGTGTACATCACCCGCGCCGACGGTGCACCGCACTTCCTGGCGCTCGGTGTGCACGAGATGGTCGCCGACAACGCCTCGCACCAGATTTTGGGCAGCGACCTGGTCATCGCGTTCGGGCAACGGTTGGCCGGTCAAGACATCGCGCTGGAACCGGCGGTGACCGGCTGGCGGGAATGGTCGCTGCGCGCGGCGGCCCTCGCCACCCACCCGGCCGCCGTGGACACTCGCGGCTACTGGATTCAGAATGCCCGCCAGGTCACGGTGTGGCCCACGAAGTCCGACCAAGCCGATACCCGGCCCGCGGCCGGCGATCTGGTCCGGCTGTCAAGCACATTGAGCTTCGAGCAGACATCCGAGGTCGACGACGCCAGGCGCAGGTTCCGCCGGTCGATCCAGGAGATCATGCTGGCCGGGCTGGGCCGGACCATCGCCCAGACGATCGGCACCGGCGTCGTCGCGGTGGATCTGGAAGGCGAGGGCCGCTCGGTATTGCGACCGGACGTCGACCTGCGCCGTACCGTCGGCTGGTTCACCACCTACTACCCGATTTCGTTGCCGTGCTCGACCGGACAGGGCATGGCGGCGCTCGAACATCTGGATGCCGTACACGACATCGTTAAATCCGTTCCGCACTACGGAATTGGATACGGCCTACTGCGGTACGTGAATGCCGCGACCGGCCGCGTTCTCGCTGCCCAGCGCACACCCGACATCCACTTCCGGTACGTGGGTGTGATCCCGGAGCTGCCTCCGGTCGTCGCTCCGGTGCAACTGCACTCCGACATGACCGTGCCGGTGCGCGAGACCGTTCCCGGCCTGGGCCACGCCATCGAGATCCGGGCCTACCGGTCCGCCGGTGCGCTGCATGTCGATTGGTGGTATGACGCCCGCCGGGTTCCGGCGGCGACGGCCGAAGCGCTGCAGCGTACGTTCCCAGTGTCACTCAGCGAACTGATCCAAGAGGGCATCGTGGCGGAGCAGGACGAGAGCGCCATGGCGGGCGCGACCGAAGCCGGCGCGCTGGTCGATCTGTCGAGCTTTGACTGA
- a CDS encoding ATP-binding cassette domain-containing protein, translated as MPDTAAVAVHGVGKTYGDVVALDDVSFEVGRGEVIGLLGPNGAGKTTMVDILSTLTRPTRGSATVAGHDVVSDPAGVRRSIMLTGQQVALDDMLSGEQNLVLFGRLHGLSKSAARTRAQELLKQFDLVDAAKRRVSTYSGGMRRRIDIACGLVVQPQVAFLDEPTTGLDPRSRQAIWDLVGNFKKLGIATLLTTQYLEEADALADRIILIDRGTIIAEGTANELKHRAGGTFCEIVPRDVNELPAMVAALGPLLPEQQRTMLTSGSDRITMPAPDGTSTLIEAVRLLHEANIEPADIALRRPSLDDVFLSMTADPSEDRALSHLTPEAVR; from the coding sequence ATGCCCGATACAGCGGCGGTGGCGGTTCACGGCGTCGGCAAGACGTACGGCGACGTGGTGGCGTTGGATGACGTCAGTTTCGAGGTGGGCCGCGGCGAGGTGATCGGTCTGCTCGGCCCCAACGGAGCGGGCAAAACCACCATGGTGGACATCCTGTCCACGCTGACCAGGCCGACGCGTGGCTCGGCGACCGTGGCCGGCCACGATGTCGTCTCGGATCCGGCCGGCGTGCGGCGCTCCATCATGCTCACCGGACAGCAGGTCGCTCTCGACGACATGCTCTCCGGCGAACAGAATCTGGTCTTGTTCGGCCGCCTGCACGGGCTGAGCAAATCCGCCGCGCGCACCCGCGCCCAGGAGCTGCTCAAACAGTTCGACCTGGTGGACGCGGCGAAGCGGCGGGTGAGCACCTATTCGGGCGGTATGCGTCGGCGCATCGACATCGCGTGCGGACTGGTGGTGCAACCGCAGGTGGCGTTTCTGGACGAGCCCACCACGGGCCTGGATCCCCGCAGCCGGCAAGCGATTTGGGATCTGGTCGGCAACTTCAAGAAGTTGGGCATCGCGACGCTGCTGACCACGCAGTACCTCGAGGAGGCGGACGCGCTGGCCGACCGGATCATCCTGATCGATCGCGGCACGATCATCGCCGAGGGCACCGCCAACGAACTCAAGCACCGCGCCGGCGGCACCTTCTGCGAAATAGTGCCGCGGGACGTCAACGAACTGCCCGCCATGGTCGCGGCGCTGGGCCCGCTGCTGCCCGAACAGCAGCGGACGATGTTGACCTCCGGATCCGACCGGATCACCATGCCGGCGCCGGACGGAACGAGCACGCTCATCGAGGCCGTGCGACTGCTGCACGAGGCGAACATCGAACCGGCCGACATCGCGTTGCGGCGGCCGTCGCTCGACGACGTGTTCCTGTCCATGACGGCCGACCCCAGCGAGGACCGCGCGTTGAGTCACCTCACCCCCGAGGCGGTGCGGTGA